In Lycium barbarum isolate Lr01 chromosome 9, ASM1917538v2, whole genome shotgun sequence, the DNA window AGTTGCAGGCCCAGCAAGAGATCATAGAGCAACTGCAAAATCGGGGTCAGGTGCCGGATATTGCCCCATCAGAATAGACCCAGAATACCGAGGAAAGATGCATCCCTCGAGGTAACGAGAACCACGCCGGGCAAAGCAACGAATTGATAAGAATGCTCGAAGAATTGACTAAACGAGTCGAGTCCGGCAAAAAGAAGATAGAAGCGAACGACAAGAAGGTGGAGAACTACAACTCGAGGGTCGATCAAATTCTGGGGCTCCACCAGTGTTGAAGGGACCGGATTCGAAAAAATTTGTTCAAATGCCATTTCTGCCGAGCGCGGCACCAATGAAAAACCCTAAGAGATTTCGCATGCCCGATATCCCGAAGTATAATGGGACGACGGACCCTAATGAACATGTGACTGCATATACATGTGCTATTAAGGGCAATGATCTCGCCGATGACGAAAGGGAATCAGTGCTACTTAAGAAATTCGGGGAAACCCTGTCAAAAAGGGCGATGATTTGGTATCATAacttgcccgagcattcaattgaTTCATTTACCATGCTCACTGATGCTTTCGTCAAGGCCCATGCCGAGGCCATCAAGGTCGAAACACGAAAATCAGACTTGTTCAACGTCAAGCAACGAGATGATGAGATCTTCCGCGAGTTTGTGGCTCGATTTCAAATGGAGCGCATGGACTTACCCCAGTCACGGACGATTGGGATGTTCAGGCTTTTACGCAAAGGCTCAATTCAAGGAGCTAGATCACATCCATTGAGCTAAAGAAAAATCTGATAGAATACCGGGTGATCGCCTGGGCTGATGTACACAACAGGTACCAGTCGAAGATCAGGGTCGAAGATGATAAAATTCTGAGGGCTGCTTCGGTATCATGGCATTCTGGTAAAGTGAGTGATCGATTGAGGAGAGTGGTAGATCGGGATTCCAGATCGTCATCTAACAGGTACCAGCCTTACCCACTCGATTGAAGGGGAAACGGGCGAAACAACGAATTAGGCAAGAATGATAGGAGGAATGATCGAAGGAATGATCTAGGTCCAAGTAGCCGTGGATTGATAAACAGAAATGCTGTCGATAGAGCCCCGGGAAACAGAGAAACTCCAAGGTTATCCGAGTATAATATTTGCGTCGATGTAGCAACCATAGCAGCGGCTGTTTTCCGAAACAAAGAAACAAGGCATCCAAAGCCAATCCAATCTGAACCAGAGAAGCGGGATAAAAATCTTATTTGTAAGTATCATCATACTCAAGGCCATCAGATCGAGGATTGTCGTCAGCTGAGAGAAGAAGTCGTTCGTCTGTTCAATTTAGGACATCTTCGAAAATTTCTAAGTGAACGAGCAAAAACCCATTTCAAGAACCTGGACTCCAACAAGCAGGATAGGATGGAAGAGCCTCAGCAAGTGATACACATGATCATGGGAGGAACTGACATTCCCATCAGGCCGGTTGTAAACCACACCAAAATTTCCATAGCGAGGGAAAAACGTATCCGGAATGATGACCCTGATGGTCCCATCACGTTCAACGATAAGGACATGGAAGGCATCGCCCAGCCGCATAACGACGCACTGGTAATATCTGTCCtagtcaataaatttagaatttaACGTGTgctaattgatccaggtagctcagctaatatcatccgatggagagtcatcGAACAGCTGGGACTACTAGATCAGATCATGCCGGCAATACGGGTCCTCAACGGATTCAACATGGCGTGCAAAACGACGAAAGGTGAGATCACTTTACCGATCAGTATGGCAGGAACTGCACAGCAGATAaaattttatgtgatagaggGAGACATGGGATACAATGCATTGCTGGGCAGACCGTGAATTCACCTCGTGGGGGCGGTTCCCTCGACTATGCATCAGGTATTGAAATTCCCGAACCCAAAAGGTATCAAAACCGTCTGTGGTGAACTGCAGGCCGCGAAAGAAATGTTCGCAGTTGAAGAATCCGTTAAGACTGTAAAGGCGCCAGATCGAAACGAAGGAAAGaatgccaaatagcaatcacagatccCGATCCCGGAATCATCGGAAGATCGGAACGGAGACACACTAGATGAAGATTTAGAATTCGGAATACCGAGAACCTTCGTGGTGCCCGATGATTCTGATGCCACTAAGTCCACAGTCGAAGAACTTGAGCAAGTCATATTGTTCGCCCACCTATCAGAGAAGAAgatatacctgggcacggggttgacCCCCGAGCCCAGGAAAGAATTTATtgagtttcttaaaaataactcaGATTGTTTTGCTTGGTCCCATTTAAACATGACAGGTATTCCACCGGATGTGACGACACACAAGTTGAGCCTGGATCCAAGTTTTCCTCCGGTCAAACAAAAGCAGAGACCACAACCCGAGGTAAAACATGCATTCGTCAAGGACGAGGTAACCTAAGTCCTTAATATAGGATCCATTCGAGAGGTGAAATACCCAGATTGGTTAGCTAACGTTGTAGTAGCGCCTAAAAAGGGGAATAAGTTTAGAATGTGCATAGATTATAAATATTTAAACAAAGCCTGCCTGAAGGATTCATTTTCTTTGCCGAGCATCGATCGCATGATCGACGCTACCGCGGGTCACGACACGCTGAGTTTCCTCGATGCCTATTCCAGGTACAACCAAATACAAATGGACCTGGAGGATCGAGAAAAAACCTCATTTATAACTAGGTTTGGCACATATTATTATAATATAATGCCCTTCGGCTTAAAAAAATACCGGCTCCACCTATCAGCGTTTGGTCAACCGCATGTTTGAACACCAAATAGAGAGATCcatggaagtttatatagatgacatggtcgttaagtccctgcgagcagaggaccatttgaaatttttgcaggaaactttcagcatattaaaaaagtacaacatgaagctgaacccgaaaaaatgtgccttcggagtCGGATCGAGCAAATTTCTCGGATTCATAGTATCAAATCGGGGAATCGAAATCAACCTAGATAAGATAAAGGCCATTGAAGATATCACCGTGATCAATGACATCAAAGGGGTACAAAGATTGACAGGACGAATAGCTGCCCTAAGCCGATTCATCTCTAGATCCTCGGACAAAAGTCATCGATTTTTCTCGTTGCGAAAGAAAAAGACTGACTTTGCATGGAGCCCCGAATGTCAGATGGACTTAGCAGAAATCAAATGGTACTTATCAAGCCCACCTCTACTCCGCACGCCGAACGTTAACGAGCAGTTGTATCTATACTTGGCGGTGTCCGAGATAGCGGTGAGCGGTGTCCTGGTTCGAGAGGAGAAAGGTACGCAATACCCGGTTTACTATGTAAATAGAACCTTCGGTGACGCCGAAACCAAGTACCCACATTTGGAGAAACTAGCTTTGGCTTTATTGAgtgcatctagaaaattaaaaccttactttcagtgTCATCCCATATGCGTCGTAACGTCGTACCCCCTAAGGAACgtcatgcataaacccgaactCTTAGGCCGACTACCAAATTGGGCTGTggagattagcgggtatgatatcgaaCACAAACCCCGAACTGCAATCAAATCCCAAATCCTGGCAGATTTCGTGGCCGATTTTGCACCGGCCATGATCCCCGAGGTCGACAAGGAGATGTTTCTTGCCTCGAGGACTAGCACGGGAGTCTGGACCCTTTACACGGATGGTGCGTCTAATGTAAAAGGGTCCGGGTTAGGGATCGTTCTCAAACCTCCCTCAAGTGACATAATAAGACAATCTATTAGATCGACTGATTTAACTAACAACGAagctgagtatgaggctatgattgcaggtttagaactgGCTAAAAACTTGGGAGCCGAGATCATCGAGGCCAAATGCGATTCTCTCCTGGCATTCAACCAAACGAACGGAACCTTCGAAATCAAGAATGATCGAATGCGGAGATATCAGGAAAAATTGCAGGTTATCCTTCGCCGGTTTAAGGAGTGGACGTCGGAACAGGTACCCCGGGATCAGAATAATGAGGCGGATGCCCTGACAAATCTGGGATCCTCCGTAGAATCGGATGGGTTTAATTCAGGAGCTGTGGTGCAATTGACAAAATCCGTCATAGAGACCGGCCACGCCGAGATAAACTCGACCAACCTCACTTGGGATTGGAGGAATATATACATAGACTATCTTCAAACAGGAAAGCTACCATCCGATGCTAAGGAATTAAGAGCTCTCCGAACCAAAGCAGCTAGATTTTGTTTGGTCGATGGCCAGTTATACAGAAGGTCATTCCACGGCCCCTTGGCGAGATGCCTGGGGCCAGGAGAAACCGACTACGTTCTGAGGGAAGTTCATGAGGGGACTTGCGGGAACCATTCAGGAGCTGATTCATTGGTCCGCAAGCTGATCAGAGCGGAATACTACTGGAACAAGATGGAGAAAGACGCCAAAACCTTCGTTCGAAAATGTAACGAATGCCAAAGGCACGCCCCGTCAATACACTAACCCGGGGAAGAGCACCATCCGATCCTTTCCCCATGGCCGTTCATGAAATGGGGCATGAATATAGTAGGACCTTTGTCATGGGCCCCAGGTAAGATgcaatttattttacttatgactgattatttctctaaatgggtcgaAGCACAGGCACTCGAGAAAGTCAGGAAAAAAGAGGTCATAGATTTCATTTACGACCATATAATCTATCAATTCAGGGTACCAGCGGAGATCGCGTGTGATAACGGGAAGCAGTTCATAGGTAGCAAGGTCAGCAAGTTTTTTGAAGAATACAAAATCAAAAAAATCTTATCAACCCGGTATTACCCGAGCACGAATGGCCAGGCTGAGTCTACCAATAAAACTATACTACAGAATTTAAAGAAAAGACTGGCCGGCTCTATGCACCGATGGAAGGAGGTTCTGCCCGAGGTTTTATGGGCTTATCGTACAACGGTAAGACCAAGCACTGGGGAAACTCCGTTTTCCCTTGTATACGGAGCCGAGGCCCTGATACCCGTCAAAGTTGATGAGCCAAGCTTAAGATTCCGTTATGCCACCGAAGACTCGAACCATGAAGCAATGTTTGTCAATCTGAATCTCGTGGACAAAAGGAGGGAAGCTATTTATATCCGGATAGTCGCACAAAAACAAAGGATGCAAAGATATTATAACCAGAGGACCAACCTCCGGCATTTTcagattggggacttggtactgagGAAGGTCACACTTTATACGAAGAACCCTCACGAAGGGAAATTAGCCCCGAATTGAGAAGGACCGTACCGAGTCACCGGAATAACCGAGAAAGGTTCTTATCAGCTCGAGAACGAAAGCGGACAACGGCTGAAACACAACTGGAATGTAACACACCTAGAACGATATTACTGTTAAAGGTACGAAtaacttttcttttgttttcttctcTGTCGATCTAACCACGCAGGGATACAGTCCGAGGGACAACGAAGCAGCACAATGGAAATTGGGAAGTCATagacttaggactgaaagcacgtgctgcactctttttccctttgaccgttttgtcccgaagtgggttttcgccaaggtttttaatgaggcagcgctGAACAGCGTGCTACGCATATAGGGCATACCGATCAAAGATCGGAGACCGGGGACTGCACATACCGAGCTAATAGTACCCGAGCCCTCATACTTCGGACTCGAATACTAGGGGACTGTTATACTATGAGTTAAGTGATAACTATGTAAAAGTCAAGGCCTGAACGATAAGatcagatgtaaggaccaaacgatcgattgaatcgtgtccacttagtttgTTTTTGCCGCGGCAACAGTTATGAATGCATCTCTGGCCGATTTTTCAATAAAAATCCAAGGCATGAACGATAGGatcagatgtaaggaccaaacgatcgattgaatcgtgtccacttagtttgTTCTTGTCACGGCAACAATTGCGAATGCATCTCTGGCCGATTTTTCAGTAAAAAGCTTACTACGATCAAAGGGATCTAATGTTGCCAAATACCGAAAAACTATGGCTTAAACAactaaagactacggtctaaactATGGCGTCAAcagttaaagactacggtctaaaaaaCATATGCAAGCTCGAAAGCTGCGACGTAAACGGTTAAAGAtcttaaagactacggtctaaaaaaTGCAAAAATGTCGTGATCGGGTCTATCTTGAAAATTATAAATAAAGCAATGACTAAAGTCAACACAGACTAAAACCCAATCATGAGCCGTTACCACTTGAATTTTATTCTAGCCAAAACAAATATGGCAAATTATAATGATGGCATAAACCGAACAAACATTGAACTGAGGAGTACTTTGGAAATATCAAATACAAATTTTAATtttcattcatacatatataaagtAGATTTACAAAGGCTTGGACTAACAAccttaaaacaaaaaaaacaaaaaaaaacaaaacaaaaagaataGACATAAGGCCCACAAGCCCAATCTTCAGCCGATC includes these proteins:
- the LOC132612307 gene encoding uncharacterized protein LOC132612307 gives rise to the protein MKNPKRFRMPDIPKYNGTTDPNEHVTAYTCAIKGNDLADDERESVLLKKFGETLSKRAMIWYHNLPEHSIDSFTMLTDAFVKAHAEAIKVETRKSDLFNVKQRDDEIFREFVARFQMERMDLPQSRTIGMYQSKIRVEDDKILRAASVSWHSGKVSDRLRRVVDRDSRSSSNRNAVDRAPGNRETPRLSEYNICVDVATIAAAVFRNKETRHPKPIQSEPEKRDKNLICKYHHTQGHQIEDCRQLREEVVRLFNLGHLRKFLSERAKTHFKNLDSNKQDRMEEPQQVIHMIMGGTDIPIRPVVNHTKISIAREKRIRNDDPDGPITFNDKDMEGIAQPHNDALVAQLISSDGESSNSWDY